A single region of the Arthrobacter sp. PAMC25564 genome encodes:
- a CDS encoding LssY C-terminal domain-containing protein yields the protein MTEIRTRRYAAALAAVIVLTVLNAYALNTFDVVGIPFIFATALGVQLLLLIFFAFSLVMVLLTPLKITLSILISAWQGVLTNLYVVSLRRRYPRLTRWVGQRFSRDRPQGLILTAGIAAAATSMLLFANITRAVVLRTSFAGLDERILNLVPHIHSPDQNAVFSVLTFAAGPTSFTVFLIVLTVTSWRSQQRWLPVLFAGAFLVSVAGQTLANALIRRPGPDRSLGLLTGNSFSFPSGSTLTATVVAGLVAYVLVRVLKSGALRLLILLVVVTGIMLVGLSRTYLGVEYPSDVLGGLALGLFFLSLLITAVEITERFHLVKRVSVGRAAKRPLLIATAAAALLAVTVGAAVTPLTEVQPQSQSRILPSLNADGIRQLPVYSETLTGARMEPINFIYLGEQPHIEENFIRAGWFKADPSTPGNTLRAILVALRNEQYLTAPVTPSYLNSEPETVAFEKPTDTNTLVQRHHTRLWKTTFTLDGQPVWVATASFDKGIGIGTKSGLPTHHIDPNVDAERSFILQSLNITTPRFVHVVDAQLGHNATGDGFFTDGQAAVINLTAAANTDGSNG from the coding sequence ATGACTGAAATTCGCACCAGGCGCTATGCAGCCGCACTGGCGGCTGTCATCGTCCTGACCGTGCTGAATGCTTACGCGCTGAACACTTTCGATGTCGTGGGCATCCCGTTTATTTTTGCCACGGCCTTGGGTGTGCAGCTGCTGCTGCTTATTTTCTTCGCTTTCAGCCTCGTCATGGTGCTCCTTACGCCGCTGAAGATTACCCTCTCAATCCTGATTTCAGCGTGGCAGGGGGTATTGACCAATCTGTATGTCGTTTCTCTGCGCCGGCGTTATCCCCGCCTGACCCGGTGGGTTGGTCAAAGATTCTCCCGGGATCGTCCACAGGGACTGATCCTGACGGCCGGCATCGCCGCCGCGGCCACCAGCATGTTGCTTTTTGCAAACATCACCCGTGCCGTGGTGCTGCGGACGTCGTTTGCGGGGCTGGATGAGCGGATCCTCAATCTGGTGCCACACATCCACTCGCCCGACCAGAACGCTGTCTTCAGCGTCCTGACCTTTGCTGCCGGTCCGACGTCGTTCACGGTCTTTCTGATCGTCCTGACCGTTACGTCGTGGCGGTCGCAGCAACGCTGGCTGCCGGTTCTCTTTGCCGGGGCGTTCCTGGTCAGCGTCGCCGGCCAGACCCTGGCAAATGCGCTGATCCGGCGACCCGGTCCGGACCGGTCGCTGGGGTTGTTGACGGGGAACAGCTTCAGTTTCCCCAGCGGATCTACGCTGACGGCAACGGTCGTGGCAGGGCTCGTGGCATACGTACTGGTTCGCGTCCTCAAATCAGGTGCACTCCGTCTTCTGATCCTGCTGGTCGTGGTCACAGGCATCATGCTCGTTGGTCTGAGCCGGACATACCTCGGCGTCGAATATCCGAGCGACGTGCTGGGAGGCCTGGCTCTGGGCCTGTTCTTCCTGTCCCTGCTCATCACCGCCGTGGAGATCACCGAACGATTCCACCTCGTGAAGCGGGTGTCGGTCGGCCGTGCGGCTAAACGCCCGCTTCTGATCGCAACCGCCGCAGCCGCTCTCCTTGCCGTGACCGTGGGTGCGGCCGTCACCCCTCTGACGGAAGTCCAGCCTCAATCACAGTCACGGATCCTTCCCTCGCTGAACGCAGACGGGATCCGGCAATTGCCCGTCTACAGCGAAACACTGACCGGGGCCAGGATGGAACCCATCAACTTCATCTACCTTGGCGAGCAGCCCCACATTGAGGAGAACTTCATCCGGGCCGGATGGTTCAAGGCCGATCCCTCCACCCCGGGGAACACCCTGCGGGCCATCCTCGTAGCGCTGCGAAACGAGCAGTACCTCACAGCCCCCGTCACACCGTCATACCTGAACTCCGAGCCCGAGACAGTCGCCTTCGAAAAACCCACCGACACCAACACCCTCGTGCAACGGCACCACACCCGGCTCTGGAAGACCACCTTCACCCTCGACGGACAGCCCGTCTGGGTCGCCACCGCCAGCTTCGACAAGGGCATCGGGATCGGAACCAAGTCAGGACTACCCACCCACCACATCGACCCCAACGTCGACGCCGAACGGAGCTTCATTCTCCAATCGCTGAACATCACAACCCCACGATTCGTGCACGTCGTTGACGCCCAACTCGGCCACAACGCCACCGGAGATGGATTCTTTACCGACGGCCAGGCAGCAGTGATCAACCTGACAGCCGCTGCCAACACGGACGGCTCCAACGGGTAG
- the galU gene encoding UTP--glucose-1-phosphate uridylyltransferase GalU, whose protein sequence is MTTPNASVRKAVIPAAGLGTRFLPATKAMPKEMLPVVDKPAIQYVVEEAVHVGLHDILMITGRNKRALEDHFDRVPSLEASLEAKGDTAKLESIQAASNLGDIHYVRQGDPMGLGHAVLRAKQHVGYEPFAVLLGDDLIDARDELLSTMIEVQAKTGGSVVALIEVEPSQISAYGCADVAAIPGEDYVRINHLVEKPDVEDAPSNLAVIGRYVLHPAVFDVLEHTEPGRGGEIQLTDALQELAAGEGEGYGVYGVVFRGRRYDTGDKLSYLKACVQLACDSDDLGPGLRDWLPGFAASLTPSLTK, encoded by the coding sequence GTGACTACACCCAACGCTTCCGTCCGCAAGGCCGTCATCCCCGCCGCGGGTCTTGGTACCAGGTTCCTCCCCGCCACCAAGGCGATGCCGAAGGAAATGCTCCCGGTCGTCGACAAGCCGGCGATCCAGTATGTCGTCGAGGAGGCCGTGCATGTCGGCCTGCATGACATCCTGATGATCACCGGCCGGAACAAGCGTGCGCTGGAGGACCACTTCGACCGCGTCCCGTCCCTCGAAGCCTCGCTGGAAGCCAAGGGCGACACGGCCAAACTGGAGTCCATCCAGGCCGCCAGCAACCTCGGCGACATCCACTACGTGCGCCAGGGCGATCCCATGGGCCTTGGCCACGCCGTCCTGCGGGCGAAGCAGCATGTGGGTTACGAACCGTTTGCAGTCCTCCTCGGCGATGACCTGATCGACGCCCGCGATGAACTGCTCAGCACCATGATCGAGGTCCAGGCGAAGACCGGCGGATCGGTGGTCGCCCTGATCGAGGTTGAGCCGTCCCAGATCAGCGCCTACGGCTGCGCCGACGTGGCCGCCATCCCGGGCGAAGACTATGTCCGCATCAATCACCTCGTGGAGAAGCCCGACGTCGAGGACGCCCCATCAAACCTCGCCGTGATCGGCCGTTATGTCCTGCACCCGGCCGTCTTTGACGTGCTGGAACACACCGAACCCGGCCGCGGTGGAGAAATCCAGCTCACGGACGCGCTCCAGGAACTGGCGGCGGGCGAAGGCGAAGGCTACGGCGTGTACGGGGTGGTGTTCCGCGGCCGCCGCTACGACACCGGGGACAAGCTTAGCTACCTTAAGGCCTGCGTCCAGCTTGCCTGCGACAGCGATGACCTGGGTCCCGGCCTGCGTGACTGGCTGCCGGGCTTCGCCGCCAGCCTCACTCCCAGCCTGACCAAGTAA
- a CDS encoding peptidase, whose product MTVAEALRVSIPGHGSFTVTADAAAMIEVFGGRLHCYQGSGGCRKQGLYFSRAEPKKPLRCRVELPDTGETGARAAENRGGRDRLGETEIILSVSHELAPKLGGAVLDFGNHNKMQRFVWLAMPAVKGPACTCRRSMGPPAGKRSPCLDDRGIGLSDV is encoded by the coding sequence ATGACCGTAGCGGAAGCCCTTCGGGTCAGCATCCCGGGGCACGGCAGCTTTACCGTGACGGCGGACGCTGCCGCCATGATCGAGGTGTTCGGCGGGCGTCTCCACTGCTACCAGGGCAGCGGCGGGTGCCGGAAGCAGGGGCTGTACTTCTCACGGGCCGAACCGAAGAAGCCCCTGCGCTGCCGGGTCGAGCTCCCGGACACCGGCGAAACCGGCGCCCGCGCAGCGGAGAACCGCGGCGGACGGGACCGGCTTGGGGAAACAGAGATCATCCTCAGCGTCAGCCACGAACTGGCACCGAAACTGGGCGGTGCAGTTCTGGACTTCGGAAACCACAACAAGATGCAGCGTTTTGTCTGGCTGGCCATGCCGGCCGTCAAGGGACCGGCATGCACCTGCCGTCGATCCATGGGGCCCCCGGCAGGAAAACGTTCGCCATGCCTCGATGACCGTGGTATTGGCCTGAGCGACGTCTGA
- a CDS encoding cation diffusion facilitator family transporter, producing MSTPHDHHHGHASAQDHATGHEVQHNHDHDHGHEHAHDHDHGHSHEHPTGIKGFFYGLFVPHTHDAADSIDDALEASAHGIRAVKISLFILLGTTILQFIVVLFSGSVALLADTIHNFSDALTAVPLWIAFILSRRVATRRYTYGFGRAEDLAGLFIVGVVALSAIVAAWQSIDRLIHPHPLTNLGWVAVAGLIGFAGNEAVAIYRIRIGRKIGSAALVADGVHARMDGFTSLAVVLGVLGVWAGFPLADPIVGLLIAAAILILLWGTIKSIGRRLMDGIEPDLLDRAGSALSGTPGVLSVSALQLRWVGHRLQGNATIVVADMALTAAEQIVLAAEHRLGHALPNLDTMSIRTTPAPVPSLDNEAGADPDLHHQRK from the coding sequence TTGAGCACCCCCCACGACCACCATCACGGGCACGCAAGTGCGCAGGACCACGCAACCGGGCACGAGGTCCAGCACAATCACGATCATGACCACGGGCATGAACACGCGCATGACCACGACCACGGTCATTCCCATGAGCACCCCACGGGAATCAAGGGGTTCTTCTATGGGTTGTTCGTTCCGCATACCCATGATGCAGCGGACTCCATCGATGACGCGCTCGAGGCGAGTGCGCATGGGATTCGGGCCGTGAAAATCAGTCTGTTCATCCTGCTGGGAACGACCATTCTCCAGTTCATCGTGGTGCTTTTCAGTGGCTCGGTGGCGCTGCTTGCGGACACGATCCATAACTTCTCGGACGCCCTGACCGCGGTGCCGTTGTGGATCGCGTTCATTCTTTCCCGCCGGGTCGCCACACGTCGCTATACCTACGGCTTCGGCCGGGCCGAGGACCTCGCCGGGCTCTTCATCGTCGGTGTGGTGGCGCTTTCGGCCATTGTGGCGGCGTGGCAGTCCATCGACCGGCTCATCCACCCCCACCCCCTCACCAACCTGGGGTGGGTCGCCGTCGCGGGTCTGATCGGTTTTGCCGGCAACGAGGCCGTTGCCATCTACCGGATCCGCATCGGTCGGAAGATCGGCTCCGCGGCACTGGTCGCGGACGGGGTGCACGCCCGGATGGACGGGTTTACCTCCCTCGCGGTGGTCTTGGGCGTGCTCGGAGTGTGGGCCGGGTTCCCGCTGGCGGACCCGATCGTGGGCCTGCTGATTGCCGCCGCCATCCTGATCCTGCTGTGGGGAACCATCAAGAGCATCGGCCGGCGGCTGATGGACGGCATTGAGCCTGATCTCCTGGACCGTGCCGGCTCCGCCCTGTCCGGCACCCCCGGTGTCCTGAGCGTCTCCGCGCTTCAGCTGCGGTGGGTCGGCCACCGGCTCCAGGGCAATGCCACCATCGTAGTCGCTGACATGGCCCTCACGGCAGCGGAACAGATCGTGCTGGCCGCCGAGCACAGGCTCGGCCACGCCCTGCCGAATCTGGACACCATGTCCATCCGAACCACTCCCGCACCGGTCCCCTCCCTCGACAATGAGGCCGGGGCAGACCCGGACCTGCACCACCAGCGCAAATGA
- a CDS encoding metalloregulator ArsR/SmtB family transcription factor codes for MDADKAICGREPDSQFVELAVEVFAMLADATRTRIILALRDGELPVNQLADLVHKSPAAVSQHLAKMRLGRLVTTRQEGTRVYYRLENEHARQLVSDAIFQAEHSLGGNPRHHHTESADSH; via the coding sequence ATGGATGCAGATAAGGCTATTTGCGGGCGCGAGCCCGACAGCCAGTTCGTGGAACTCGCGGTGGAAGTGTTTGCGATGCTCGCCGACGCCACACGGACACGCATTATCCTTGCTCTGCGTGATGGTGAGCTGCCTGTCAATCAGCTGGCCGATCTGGTCCATAAGTCTCCGGCCGCCGTTTCCCAGCATCTGGCCAAGATGCGTCTGGGCCGGCTGGTGACCACACGCCAGGAAGGCACCCGGGTGTACTACCGCCTCGAGAACGAGCATGCCCGCCAGCTCGTCTCAGACGCGATCTTCCAGGCCGAACACTCCCTCGGCGGCAATCCCCGCCACCACCACACGGAAAGCGCGGACAGCCATTGA
- a CDS encoding 5-formyltetrahydrofolate cyclo-ligase, whose translation MASKEDIRSSHRLRRAALSPAAKESAAAGIARHGLDWAAGLTGGRPGTFAAYLGVGSEPPTLPLLAALHHAGHRVLLPVCEPELELSWVYWTPESGFARSRYAPIQEPVGERYGTAAVHDAAGIFLPATAVDRSGNRIGQGGGYYDKFLAALEADRVMRARPHDAVPVPTAAVVYDTEVLPAGSIPAESFDRKVSAALTPGGLLRLGGAPWPG comes from the coding sequence ATGGCGTCAAAGGAAGACATCCGGTCCAGTCACAGGCTCCGGCGTGCCGCGCTGTCCCCGGCGGCCAAGGAATCCGCCGCGGCGGGCATCGCCCGTCACGGGCTGGACTGGGCAGCCGGACTCACCGGCGGCCGGCCGGGAACGTTTGCCGCATACCTCGGCGTGGGTTCCGAACCGCCGACCCTTCCCCTGCTCGCCGCCCTGCACCACGCCGGACACCGGGTCCTGCTGCCCGTCTGCGAGCCGGAACTCGAGCTGAGCTGGGTGTACTGGACGCCGGAGTCCGGCTTTGCCCGCAGCCGCTACGCCCCGATCCAGGAACCCGTCGGCGAGCGGTACGGGACTGCGGCGGTGCACGACGCCGCCGGCATCTTCCTGCCGGCGACCGCCGTCGACCGCTCCGGCAACAGGATCGGGCAGGGCGGCGGCTACTACGACAAATTCCTGGCCGCCCTGGAGGCGGACCGCGTCATGCGCGCGCGGCCGCACGACGCCGTCCCGGTGCCGACCGCCGCCGTCGTCTACGACACGGAGGTGCTGCCCGCGGGCAGCATTCCCGCCGAGTCGTTCGACCGGAAAGTTTCCGCGGCGCTGACGCCCGGTGGGCTGCTCCGGCTTGGTGGGGCTCCGTGGCCGGGGTGA
- a CDS encoding CYTH and CHAD domain-containing protein, with amino-acid sequence MPGTEKLEVERKFDVGGSDELPAFTSITGVDSVGTAVDQKLDAVYFDTAGLTLAGRGITLRRRTGGKDAGWHLKLPVAAGERREITEPLNEDPDTVPARLKGLVMTHTRNQELVAVAHLKTHRTAIPLFGADGTVLAEFSDDRVESRILLEPSERATWREWEVELVDGNREVLDAADTVFALMGHRPAELPSKLARALGSRYPAEVPPVPRPRSKGHASTVLVSYMHAQVEALKAHDPGVREGAPDAVHQLRVAARRMRSVLASFRRLTDKGTAQLLREELQWLAGAVGAARDTEVMRAHLNEMIGAEPPDLIIGPVQQHIDDQLGAAYEAALADGLAALGSDRYFRLLDALDAFLAAPPLAGPARKKAEGAVGRLVNAERRRLQRAVGGVDDAEEASVDAVLHEVRKSAKRLRYAAEAAVPVFGKQASRLARAAEEIQTVLGEHQDSVIIREKLRSLATESPDGGREDGFTYGRLHALEQQRGADARTRFSRAWRNSPPRPLHWK; translated from the coding sequence ATGCCCGGGACTGAGAAGTTGGAAGTGGAGCGAAAATTCGACGTTGGCGGGTCCGATGAGTTGCCGGCTTTCACGTCGATCACAGGGGTGGACAGCGTCGGGACAGCCGTAGACCAGAAACTTGATGCCGTGTACTTCGACACGGCGGGGTTGACGCTTGCGGGCCGCGGGATCACGTTGCGCCGGCGTACCGGCGGTAAGGATGCCGGATGGCATCTGAAGCTGCCGGTGGCCGCGGGGGAACGGCGCGAAATCACGGAGCCGTTGAACGAGGACCCGGATACTGTGCCTGCACGGTTGAAGGGCCTAGTAATGACCCATACCCGGAACCAGGAACTTGTGGCAGTCGCCCACTTGAAGACCCACCGGACGGCGATTCCCCTGTTCGGAGCCGACGGAACGGTCCTGGCTGAATTCAGCGATGACCGGGTGGAATCGCGGATCCTCCTGGAACCGTCCGAACGTGCCACCTGGCGGGAATGGGAAGTCGAACTGGTCGACGGGAACCGGGAGGTACTGGACGCCGCCGATACGGTGTTCGCCCTGATGGGCCACCGGCCGGCGGAGCTGCCTTCCAAACTGGCACGCGCCCTTGGCTCCCGGTATCCGGCTGAGGTCCCTCCCGTACCTCGTCCGCGGAGCAAGGGCCACGCCTCGACGGTGCTTGTCTCGTATATGCATGCCCAGGTCGAGGCCCTCAAGGCGCACGACCCTGGGGTCCGGGAAGGGGCCCCGGACGCGGTCCACCAGCTCCGGGTCGCCGCACGCCGGATGCGGTCCGTGCTGGCAAGCTTCCGCAGGTTGACGGACAAGGGGACCGCGCAGCTTCTGCGGGAAGAACTTCAATGGCTTGCCGGGGCGGTGGGGGCGGCACGGGATACGGAGGTCATGCGGGCCCACTTGAACGAGATGATCGGCGCCGAGCCCCCGGATCTGATCATTGGCCCCGTGCAACAACACATCGATGACCAGCTCGGGGCCGCCTATGAGGCTGCCCTCGCCGACGGCCTGGCTGCGCTGGGAAGCGACCGGTATTTCCGGCTTCTTGATGCGTTGGATGCTTTCCTCGCGGCCCCTCCCTTGGCCGGACCGGCGCGAAAGAAGGCCGAGGGGGCGGTGGGCCGGCTCGTCAACGCAGAACGGCGGCGCCTGCAAAGAGCGGTGGGGGGCGTGGACGACGCGGAAGAAGCGTCTGTCGATGCGGTGCTGCATGAGGTGCGGAAGAGCGCAAAACGGCTCCGCTACGCGGCAGAAGCCGCCGTCCCGGTTTTCGGGAAACAGGCCTCGAGGCTTGCCCGCGCCGCGGAAGAAATCCAGACCGTCCTGGGCGAGCATCAGGACAGCGTGATCATCAGGGAGAAGCTTCGCTCACTCGCCACCGAATCCCCGGACGGCGGCCGGGAAGACGGATTCACGTACGGCCGTCTCCACGCCCTGGAGCAGCAACGTGGCGCCGACGCCCGCACCCGGTTCTCCCGGGCCTGGCGTAATTCGCCGCCCAGGCCCCTTCACTGGAAATAG
- a CDS encoding GNAT family protein, producing MGGDFKWPVTLESGDIVLRPIRYRDRKEWTALRSRNREWLAPWEASNPAPGGGLPDYRQMVRSLKVQAAQATALPFVITARTPGFQEPVIVGQLTVSSIVWGSAMMATLGYWVDRDRAGRGIAPTAVALATDYCFGTLGLHRMEINIRPENGPSLRVVEKLGFRDEGCRPRFLHINGEWADHRSFALTSEEVPEGLLARWLRSRPA from the coding sequence ATGGGGGGCGACTTCAAATGGCCGGTGACGTTGGAGAGCGGCGACATCGTGCTGCGCCCGATCCGGTACCGGGACCGCAAGGAGTGGACGGCGCTCCGCTCGCGCAACCGGGAATGGCTGGCCCCCTGGGAAGCATCGAACCCCGCGCCCGGCGGCGGGCTGCCCGACTATCGCCAGATGGTGCGCTCGCTCAAAGTCCAGGCCGCCCAGGCCACGGCCCTGCCCTTCGTCATCACCGCCCGCACGCCGGGTTTCCAGGAGCCCGTGATCGTCGGCCAGTTGACGGTCTCATCCATCGTGTGGGGTTCGGCGATGATGGCGACCCTCGGCTACTGGGTGGACAGGGACCGCGCCGGCCGCGGTATTGCCCCCACGGCGGTGGCGCTGGCAACGGACTACTGTTTCGGGACCCTGGGCCTGCACAGGATGGAAATCAATATCAGGCCGGAAAACGGACCCAGCCTGCGCGTCGTGGAGAAACTCGGCTTCCGCGATGAGGGATGCCGGCCGCGGTTCCTGCACATCAACGGTGAATGGGCCGATCACCGCAGCTTTGCGCTGACCTCGGAGGAAGTCCCTGAGGGGCTCCTCGCACGGTGGCTGCGAAGCCGTCCGGCCTGA
- a CDS encoding DUF805 domain-containing protein gives MSFQQQTIPAGTGAVPLWAPYYGAPIGEAAKRFFQKYATFTGRASRSEYWWWMLISIVVSIVLNIIMSVAGAAGATVDALGNTVPGPGAVVGIILMVIWGLAVIVPSLALTVRRLHDVNFSGWMILIGLVPVVGALAVLIFTLLPSRPEGQRFDAPTAA, from the coding sequence TTGTCTTTCCAGCAGCAGACCATCCCCGCCGGTACCGGCGCCGTCCCGTTGTGGGCCCCGTACTACGGCGCACCGATCGGTGAGGCCGCGAAGCGGTTCTTCCAGAAATACGCCACGTTCACGGGCCGCGCCAGCCGCAGCGAATACTGGTGGTGGATGCTCATCTCCATCGTCGTATCCATCGTGCTGAACATCATCATGTCAGTGGCCGGCGCCGCGGGCGCGACCGTGGATGCCCTCGGAAACACCGTTCCGGGCCCTGGCGCCGTTGTCGGCATCATCCTCATGGTCATCTGGGGACTGGCGGTCATCGTCCCGTCCCTGGCGCTGACCGTCCGCCGCCTGCACGATGTGAACTTCAGCGGCTGGATGATCCTCATCGGGCTCGTTCCCGTCGTCGGCGCCCTGGCCGTCCTCATCTTCACTCTGCTTCCGTCCAGGCCGGAAGGCCAGCGGTTCGACGCCCCCACAGCCGCGTAG
- a CDS encoding NAD(P)H-binding protein has translation MTRICVAGGTGQVGREVVRRAVAGGHGVAVLSRNPPPGGAAGHHGGAEYFRGDVTTGEGLAAALAGAAVVIDCLEGRSGKARKDFADGGARLLRAAQDAGVTKAVLLSIINCDRSSFGYYRTKAAKEQGYERCGLETIAVRATQFHSLLADIFAAGSRFGIIPVVKGARFQPVSPSDVAAALLETALAAPSGARHRVRTIGGPEIAEMGELALAWKRASGSRGRLVRLPLPGAMGRYLRDGLNLIPEERRGTETFRGWLAKSADSL, from the coding sequence ATGACGCGAATCTGTGTTGCCGGCGGAACCGGCCAGGTGGGGCGTGAGGTGGTGCGCCGGGCGGTAGCCGGCGGGCACGGGGTTGCCGTCCTCAGCCGCAATCCGCCCCCGGGCGGGGCGGCCGGGCACCACGGCGGCGCGGAGTACTTCCGTGGCGACGTCACCACCGGAGAGGGGTTGGCGGCGGCGCTGGCTGGCGCCGCCGTCGTGATCGACTGCCTTGAGGGGCGGTCGGGGAAGGCGCGGAAGGACTTCGCCGACGGCGGTGCCCGGCTTCTCCGCGCCGCCCAGGACGCCGGGGTGACGAAAGCGGTGCTGCTGTCCATCATCAACTGCGACCGGAGCAGCTTCGGCTACTACAGGACGAAGGCCGCCAAGGAACAGGGCTACGAGCGGTGCGGCCTTGAAACGATTGCCGTCCGCGCCACGCAGTTCCACTCCCTGCTGGCAGACATCTTCGCGGCCGGGTCGCGGTTTGGGATCATCCCCGTGGTGAAGGGCGCACGGTTCCAGCCCGTCTCGCCTTCGGACGTGGCCGCGGCCCTGCTGGAAACAGCCTTGGCGGCCCCGTCCGGGGCGCGGCACCGCGTCCGTACCATCGGCGGGCCGGAGATCGCCGAGATGGGGGAGTTGGCCCTGGCCTGGAAGCGGGCGAGCGGGTCGCGGGGGCGCCTCGTGCGGCTGCCGTTGCCCGGCGCGATGGGCCGATACCTGCGTGACGGGCTGAATCTGATACCTGAAGAACGCCGCGGAACTGAAACTTTCCGTGGCTGGCTGGCAAAGAGCGCCGATAGTTTGTAG
- a CDS encoding RcpC/CpaB family pilus assembly protein has product MNRNRRLAVALLLCVAAALAVQQLTPAPATTVAALASVSDLPAGKTLSPDDVVTLDVPPALVPGGSFSNKAAVRGMQLAVALRKGQLLSDSQLLGPGLLAGSPAGSAAVPLRMADPASIQLVSPGQLVNVVLTSGSGFEQPAASQVLASAVPVLWTSTRGGKAGQWLAAGGDAEGLIVVAADPEQARRLAGASTLGKLFFVLVGTAPG; this is encoded by the coding sequence TTGAACCGCAACCGCCGGCTGGCGGTAGCCCTCCTGCTGTGTGTTGCGGCCGCCCTGGCGGTGCAGCAGCTCACGCCGGCGCCCGCAACGACCGTGGCAGCCTTGGCGTCCGTCAGCGACCTTCCGGCAGGCAAGACCCTCTCACCCGACGACGTCGTCACCCTCGATGTGCCGCCCGCCCTCGTGCCCGGCGGGAGCTTCAGCAACAAGGCGGCAGTCCGGGGAATGCAGTTGGCCGTGGCACTGCGAAAGGGCCAGCTGCTCTCCGACTCCCAGCTCCTGGGGCCCGGGTTGCTGGCCGGAAGCCCGGCCGGCTCGGCAGCCGTACCGCTCCGGATGGCGGATCCTGCCTCGATCCAGCTGGTCTCCCCCGGGCAACTGGTGAACGTGGTGCTCACAAGCGGCAGCGGTTTTGAACAACCGGCGGCATCCCAGGTCCTGGCGTCCGCCGTCCCGGTGCTGTGGACCTCCACACGGGGCGGGAAGGCCGGCCAGTGGCTGGCGGCAGGAGGAGACGCCGAGGGCCTGATCGTCGTGGCCGCCGACCCGGAGCAGGCGCGCCGGCTGGCTGGTGCCTCCACCTTGGGCAAGCTTTTTTTCGTACTTGTGGGAACCGCCCCGGGCTAG
- a CDS encoding universal stress protein has product MDHPDFPESPAGSWPDGPVVLGAGWDISEHLVRTAVVLATGLGLHLICAFVDPAGYLTEWEPARSRTAASLDPAPNEEAPFPPGQVLQRLEAFLGPPGAEWTFRALNGDVALALGRLAESTGASLLIVGGQRPGVLARIDRFLERSVSAALTRTQTRPVLVVPGH; this is encoded by the coding sequence ATGGACCATCCGGACTTTCCTGAATCTCCCGCCGGGAGCTGGCCGGACGGGCCGGTTGTGCTGGGCGCCGGCTGGGATATATCGGAGCACCTGGTCCGAACGGCCGTCGTTCTCGCTACGGGTCTGGGGCTGCATCTGATCTGTGCGTTCGTGGATCCGGCCGGCTACCTGACCGAGTGGGAGCCCGCAAGGTCGCGGACTGCTGCCTCCCTGGATCCGGCCCCGAACGAAGAGGCGCCCTTTCCTCCAGGTCAGGTGTTGCAGCGGCTGGAAGCCTTCCTCGGGCCGCCAGGCGCGGAGTGGACTTTCCGCGCGCTCAACGGTGACGTTGCCCTGGCCCTCGGCCGACTGGCGGAGAGCACCGGGGCGTCCTTGCTGATCGTGGGCGGGCAGCGGCCCGGCGTACTTGCCCGGATAGACCGGTTTCTTGAGCGGTCGGTTTCTGCAGCACTGACCCGTACCCAGACCAGACCGGTCCTAGTCGTGCCGGGACACTGA
- a CDS encoding FmdB family zinc ribbon protein, producing the protein MPTYAYACKDCSHDFEIVQSFTDNSLTTCPECHGTLRKKFNSVGVVFKGSGFYRTDSRDAKGSTVSAAAAPAPAAAPAPAAAS; encoded by the coding sequence GTGCCCACGTATGCCTACGCCTGCAAGGACTGCAGCCACGACTTCGAGATCGTGCAGTCGTTCACCGACAACTCCCTGACGACCTGCCCCGAATGCCACGGCACCCTGCGCAAGAAGTTCAACAGCGTCGGCGTGGTGTTCAAGGGCTCCGGGTTCTACCGGACCGATTCCCGTGACGCCAAGGGCAGCACCGTGTCGGCAGCCGCAGCTCCCGCCCCCGCGGCGGCGCCTGCTCCCGCTGCCGCCAGCTAG